The following DNA comes from Nicotiana sylvestris chromosome 10, ASM39365v2, whole genome shotgun sequence.
acgccatgaatcaacagggaagaccttcaatgttgaaaaattataagttagtacattatgttaaattatattaaaatcatAAGCTAAACATAGAACATAATACTTACATTCAAAGTAAATGCTAAAtctatttttttcttcaattctttctctACCCAATAAGAAACATCATAAAAAGTTCCTTCTGCTTCGTTTCTTCTTTCATAAAACCAACGTTGTAGCTTCACTTGAATGAAATCCATCATTCTTAATATAGGCAGCTCCCTTGCTTCTAATAGGACAGAATTCATTGACTCAATTATGTTTGTTGTGAGCATGTCATATCTTTGTCGTGGACTACAAGAACGTGCCCACCTTTCCGGTGGTTCTTCCATCAAGTAGTCATAAGTCTTCTATCTACTTTTGCTATATCTGACATGTATAGATCAAATTCTTTGCGCCTGTATACTCTTGCAGTACTTTGGAAAAGTTTTATGACCTCACTTTTCACCTTCCTTCGCTTTAGGGTCTTCTCCAAATGATAGATGCAAATCCCATAATGGCTTTCAGGATATACCTTTTCTATGCCATATGCAATAGCTTGATGCCTGtctgataaaaaaaataaattctcACGGCTCCCAATTGCATTGCGAAGCTGACTAAAGTACCACTCATAGGAATTGTTATTTTCAGATTCAGCTATTCCAAAAGCTAGTGGGAAAATTTGGTTATTTGCATCCTTTGAAACTGaaatcattaaaacaccaaaatttTGACTTCAAAAAGTTGCATCAATAGCAATCACTCGTCTACAATGATTCCAACCAGCTATTGATGATCCATATGCATAAAACATATAAAAAACTTGAAAATACAATATAAAATAAGGTTAACATaagttaaggacaggtagtcctgaACTTCATATTACAaggttaaaagttaaggacagacagtccttaactttgagtttcaagttataaagttaaggacatgcggtccttaactttgagttcaaagttcaaaacttaaggacaaatcactctctaagacttgaatacccaaagcttgttcgttgtcaatctctataatggtttgtccttctacttgaatagaatcaaatgtttgaagcacctcttcagttattggttgagcttcaaccatatctaTTTCCATTATCTGTTGGCATTTGTCttgattgtcatgttgagtttATCTATTGACATGTGTTTGTAGCACCTCTTCAATTATTGCttgagcttcaaccatatctaTTTTCATTATCTGTTGCCATTTGTTTTGATAGTCATATTGAGTTTCTGTGTAGACATGTTCATTGCTCGTTGATCCAAAAACTCTTTCCGAAATATCAACAATGAAACGACGGCCCTTGACGAGTGAATGCGTTTTTAGTAACTCTATACATGTGTGAAGATCTAAATCTTTGGATACAAGCATTCCCTTGCTTGTTCCAaggttgatatcaaaccatatcacTGCTTCAAACTTATGTCTATCCAATTCAATAACTTCAAAGATCTGTTTAATGAAATCTTCAAACCGAATTGCCTCAGGTACCAGAACAAGTTTTGTTTGATGATCAAGATATTTATAGTCTTCAGTCCATCTACCATTAAAAGCAACTATAATGCATATTGTTTCCATCCTGCAAGTCAAGAGGATGGGAAACTCAGGACATATTTTATAATGCAATCCTTGTATAATTAAGAACATGTACTGTAAGTTCAAGaccaagttaaggaccaagtgtccttaacatttgaacttgtaattcaaagttaaggactgcatgtccttaacctTTGAACCTGTAATTGAAACTTAAGgattgtctgtccttaacttttgaacttggaattcaaacttaaggactgcctgtccttaacttttgaacttggaattcaaacttaaggactgtctgtccttaacttttgaacctgcaagtcaaacttaaggacttatgtccttaacttttgaacctgcaagtcaaacttaaggactcctgtCCTTAAAAATCAGGACACTATGTCCTTAATATTATGTGCTCAATTTTTATAGAAGTAACctgtaattcaaacttaaggacaagtgtccttaacttttcaacttgaaagccaaagttaaggaccaagtctTCTTAACTTTTTCAATTTGAAACTCAAATTTTAGGACTTAGTGTCCTTAAATTTTTCAAAACAATTTGCAAAACTATGACAGTATGTCCGTAATATAGAGAAGAACAGCAACAAAGTTAAGGACATTGTGTCCTTAACTCTTTCAATTCAATTTGCAAAATGAGGACACTATGTCCTTAATATTATGTGCTCAATTTTTATAGAATTATCACAGGACGCGATGTCCTTAACTTTATCAAtccagaaattcaaaaaaaaatcaaattactaATTACTGtataaaaatcaatagaaatCAGAAAGAGTATAACTATTTCGAAATAAAAATTAATAGAAAAAACATAAAAGTATAACTTACTGTAAATCTATGCCGATTTTTGGATGAGAATGTTGAATTTTTGAAATCGGAAGAgaatcttcttcaattttaacgATCACAGTGAAGTTTTGCGCGTCTGGTGATGTTGTTGCTGCTCGTTCTTAAATGCGTAGGTATAAGTTatagcagaagggtattttcgtccagtCAGCTATAAGTTTACTAAATCAGTGGCTAAAGGCTAAAAACATTTAGAACACTGGCTTTAAAATAAAGACAGGTGCTGTTAGTGGCTATTTGTGCACATCGCCCttaaaaaatagccacagttttaaaagtaatcgaaatttagccacttttcatgtaaaaataaatttgatagaaaacattgttcaaaatccgaaaaatactccagcataatatactggaactccagaatatactggagttccaacataagtatactagaactccattatattatacaagagttccagtataatatactggacttcgagcataatatactggagttccagtataatatactgatattatgctggaagttcatacacatgtgctccaatctccaatatattatgctggaactgtcctgcgtgttggagttccagcataatatgctggaagttcatacacagatgcaccgatctccagtatgttatgctggaactttctgtgttgcagcaaaatactggctattttttaatgactttgcaaacgctgactatttttcaatgaccagttcgaaaactggctagcccgtgttATTGTTACAAAAATAAGTTGGCTTTTAGCCAAGTGTACAAAGTGAATCAAGACATAGTCATATGAGACAATTATTTACTAATTGTGTAAAATTATTATTGATTTTATAATTGTAAGATCAAAACAAAAATTGACTAATCTTTACAAGGAATATCGGATGTACCAATGGAAATTATTGTCCGGGAAATAAATTATCAGAATATAGATGGTTTTACCGAGGAAATCATTAGAAATGTGAAAATATTAACttctaaaatttaaaaaattatcgGCGAACTACATTCGTCAAAATCTGACAAAAATGTCTTGTGCCAAATTGCGGTTTGACATAAAGTCCATCCAAAAATGTGAGAAATATTTTTAATGGAACAAGTCGTCGATAAATtagtatataataaataaattataaaaatatgttatCAAGGAAAAACTCCGTAAAAAAATAATGTTATTTATTACTATTTTTCAATTAAACTAGTTAGTTAATACTTATTTTTATCACTTAGCTATGATAAATTAACTGATCTGATATGtgcaagaatatttttttttttttaccctaCTATCATCTTGGAGACTCTATTCTTTGCTTTATGCTCTATTTGAACAAGTGAAAGAAACCTTTCTCACTTATATTGCTTGGACCCTGCAAAAATATTACTATTGTATTGTGTCCGATCCTCAAAAGAGTTCGACACGTATCCAACATATATTTTGGAGATTCCCGATAAACAGTTACATAAAATGAAAGCAAAATATAAGTTGCCTGTTCATAAGAAGATGTATCAATTTTTCATCTGATACATCAAATCGTGGAGCTCGTTTggccacaatttttttttttttttatatttttctaaaatcggcatttggccataaaattttcaattttcatttgaagatgaattttaaatttttttaaaaattttaaaaattccaaaaagctatttttcaaaatttacacttaaatcactcacaaaaattcaaaagtaacccaaaattatattcatgtccaaacacaactctaattttcaaatacaatttttactttttttccgGGATTTTACGTTTCTTATATCCAAACGCCCACTTGATATATAGATAATGTTGCAAGTACTAGCTATTTTTCTTTAACTAACCCTCCATAGACGATCGAAACCATTTCTCTGATACGCTAACCAAAGTCCAAGGTTTGGAATTAAGAAAAATCCTAAGTTAGAATTGCGTTATATTATATAATGTGGTGATCAGAAGTACTCTAAACTCGAAAAAACATATTTCTCTACCCAAGATGGCCAAGACTTTGATGACTCTATTTTTAGTAGTCGCCTTCTTTATCATTCAAATGTACATTCGAACAACAGAACACGCAACCTGCGCTGATGCCATTGTTGAACTAAATTACGAAGCAAGAACAATAAATTGCGTGTACCTTATTATGCGCATATAAAAATATTGTAATTGCAATCAAGAAATTGCTACCAAATCTACTTTTAATCACTAAGAAATAAAGTTAATCTTTCACTAATTAAATACCCTAAGTTGTGTGTGTTTTTCGTATAGAAAGATTAGTCAGAGAGAAAATTCCTACCGCTCAAGAAGTTCTGTATTTTCTCTTTAACATAAATAGGCAGAGTAATAGCGGTTAAGGAAGATAACTCACCACTCCATTTTGCACGTTTATTTTAGTGGGAGTTTGTGATTGTGTGGTAACTTCTCTTAGCCTCTCTTACTTATCTCTCCTAACCGGATTGGGTCAGCTCACATGGAGCGACCCACGATCCATAATGCAACAGTTGTCAagaattctaaaaataaatttttatttttacttgtcactgtttgcatatcaagagaaaaataatttattattCCTATTTTGCCCTTAGAATTAACTACTTACtccaaattatttttcaaatccaTTAAGACTATACACCAATTAAGATGAATATTATGGTAAATTgtgcactttatttattattttttaagaggTATGCAAAGTTAATATTGGATAAGTAAAAGTGAATGAAAGGAGTAAtaagtaaaatataaaaatatgctATCAACGGAAAACTCCGTCAAAATTTTatgttatttattattattttcaattaAACcaattaattaatacttaattttACCGTAATTTATGCGAGAATAAGTTTTTAATCTACTATCATACCAGAGACTATATTCTTTGCTCTATGTTCTATTTGTACAAGTAGAGAAGCCCTTCCTTGCTGGTACTCTCCAACAATATTATCATATTCATGTCcaattatccaaaaatatatGACGATTTTTTTGGAGAGTCCCGATAAACAGTTATTACTCACATAAAATGAAAGCAAAATATAAGTTGCCTTGCAGGAGATTCATAAGAAGATTTTTTCGTGTAATACATCAAATCTTGGTATATATTgtaactagtattagtactcgCGCGGATGCGCGaacactaatcatgtcaaatatttaagttatttgtattgtatatgtaaataatcttaaaatttacactttctcaataaatatagataatcattagatattaactaaatgaaaaaattaaccatttcttctatttttcttttttgataccatTTTTGTCGGTGTTATTGGATCCTAATaatagtcaggaagcaaaataataactcatgtttatggcaaaacaatcaaatgttgtgacaatgaatgactctttggataagacttaattCTTTTACTattacttgaactcttatttggtgtgttgatatctcttaaaaaatatttctttcttaaaatttcagtttctaaaacattatttttcaataataattatttttataataatgtaattgaaaatattattcttaattcaaaactcattttagttgactatctaaaaatataaaaaattctttagctagtgaattcTTTGTAccccattttgatatttgatattaaccatgttaaatatctgagttatttgaattatatgtaaataaccttaatatttaaaccttctaaataattatagataatcgtcagatattaattaagaaatactacatgaaagaagactaacattttctcaattctagtagtgataattttatttttgcactattctcatgtgtcattggaacctaaaaaatAGTCACAAAGTGAAacaataactcatatttatggcaaagcacaaaggttgacacgatataaacgattaTTTGATCacgacgtgactcttatactacgacttgaactcttatttggtatgattttatctttcaaaaaatatttctattttgaaatttcaatttctaaaactttatatatgctataataatgattatctttataatgatgcaagtgaagatattatccttaatttaaaattcactttaatcggctatctaaaaatttaaatgattctttggccggatttatttcagtatgactccactttaagtttatcaatatctctagccccagaatttgaatttttaatatcctatatatacaaaaaatttgttctatgaatcattaaatgttaaattaattgattattattataaaatattgcatatattgtcttaaaattgtcaagtagtttagttttcgacaccatacttggcttaacgtcaatgcaaactacttaaattgcattccaattcaaatttgAATATCATACCAGTTTATTAATAATagtgtttttttaaaaaatgacacataatataaatttaaaaaaaatattgataTCATTATCTTATAATCtgtgtatttgagttgaaaaaaaatatatttgaaatcgatgagattaaatttcaaaatttatatactcaacaaagatgaaacatatgaagaaatttgttgtcatcttttatttctcgttttttagatttttctaatatttttttcaatatatattttcttttatcttatttttcatgtcattattttttttgttacaaaattaatttatttcactataagaGGATGAGTTTTAACAAAATatgtctacatatgaactttaattatatttttagtctttagttgaaattatttcatatttttcttttggctttatctaatcagcctaaataggtgctcacccgaccacttaaattaaaaaatgaatgatgtgtaatttatatatatatatatatatatatatatatatatatatataatatgtgaaTAATTGTGTATTGTtggtatatcatctatttatattatctataaaaagtaaacaataaatatgaccggatattatttaaatattccataagatttcgattttttgagtttatcccttatataacttctattataataattttaaaactctctaataatgttcaaaaatatcttatatttttattatctttgaattaaaaaaagtaaagagttttttcgaaaaaatatttcacgtcataccaaattttttctttatatatactctttgttacacttaaaagtcgctataaaaactatcaattagaaaccaatttatctcttgttgagtttgaaaaaaaacctttcacattatctaatgattcaaaactaatattcttcaacgaaaaaaatattatacccttgcaatattggcttgactacagctaaatgaaggggtttcGGCTTATACctttcaattccttgaatgtgctaaattgaaattaatgatagcaagtgtataaccaaagttttgttatttgtttgatgtccatttatgcaaactgactcttcaaacaaatatttttcaagaagaaaaaagaaacaactttttttttaaatattgactaattttgtgatatttctttctccagcatgtatgtttactttattatatatgtaagcaaacttttatttggttttgtaaacacttttttattatttagataaacatagacgtggCCTATATATtacgtttattttaaaagaatttcgttttattcaaatctagctatagtgtttcaaagaactatacatATAGGagtttaaatgtgaaagagttttataattatatagagtagttttttttctagaggcgaagtagtatttaaataattagaaaaaataacaaaagttcctaacacgATTGCATATGaacattaaccgaattaagtatgataacatgataaaaaaaagataaattttatttttaatttaaattcgaattttagtactttatctataaatttaaaattatcttttaattcaaatttcgtatatatatatatatatatatatatatatatatatatatatatatatgttagtaAAAAACTTTAGAAGTTAGGTTTAACACTATTTTCTTAATGAATATCATTAGGAAGAAGACTACTGCTAAAAACAGTAGGAAAGAGGAATATGAATTGCCCCAACAATTAGACCTGCTTAATAAGTGGGCTATACCATTAGTCAAGCCTAAGGTAATATACCAGTTATGTACCTTTGAAAGGATAGGTTTAAAACAAGTAGTTAAAACTACTGAAGAAACTATCACTGTAGATAGTGACCATGCTACGTTCAGATTATTAACTGAAAGTGATTTATCCCCTTATAGGGATTCACATAGATTTATATATAGGCTTAATACAAGTCGCCTTTAAGCCACTTACTTTAAGAGGCTTACCTGAAAGCTGTATAGCTGCTCTCAGAGATAGCAGAAACCAGAACTAGAAAAAGTCTCTTATAGGGACTATGCAAACTAATTTGGCCTATGCCCTATTTATTTTAATACTTATCCCAATTTGCAGATTTCTCTTAATGATGATAATTCTTTAAATGCTTTAATACTTAGCATTAAACTACATGGTTATGATTATTTACCTGGTACAGAGGTCATATGTATCTgttataggatttatttcaagcTTTTATATACTTTCAATCCTATGTGTAAAATTATggatttcaaaaatgaaatcattcTTATAGAAACCAACTTTGGTAAATCCAAAGTAACCACCAAAAGACCTATCAAATGTGATGAAATTGATTTCCCTAGGGAATGGGTCATAGAGGAAGCAATTGCCCCTCGAAACACTGGTAATGCTAATCTTAATAACCTGTTCGCCCAGAATACGCACATACATATTAGTATAGTTGTTCTGAGTGAGCATGGTGTTCAAAAAATTTTGGCTGCTCAGTTAAACCCGTTTATGCAGAGTGGCCGTTGAAGGGTTGGGATGAGTACCGTGGTTTAAG
Coding sequences within:
- the LOC138880176 gene encoding uncharacterized protein; translation: MEEPPERWARSCSPRQRYDMLTTNIIESMNSVLLEARELPILRMMDFIQVKLQRWFYERRNEAEGTFYDVSYWVEKELKKKIDLAFTLNVFPVDSWRSIVEEEGITFLVDLNKRTYDCFQFQFDELPCIHAIAAIEKRNIKKSNFCSH